The nucleotide window GTAGTCGCCGCAGAGCCAGCTCAGCGTTGAGTGAATCTCGGGTTGAAGCCTGTCGTGTTCCAGATACGTGGGCGATTCGATCAACGCAAGCTTTCGTGCCTCATACTCCTCGAGGGCGGCAGGAATTCCGCTCAGAGCCAGGAGCGTGGCGTCGCCTTGACGACTGCGCTTTGCGGCCCAGTACGCTTCGATGGAAACAGGTGTCCCTCCAAGAGCCTCGACGATGCTTGCGTAGACCAGGTGGTGACGCCGCGACACGTCCAGGAGAGGCCCGTCGAGGTCGATGAACGCGTTCAGTCTCTGCATGGCCGGCCCACGACGTAGACGTTCGAGCAGAGCTCTGCAGGGACGTCACGGCTGATCGCATAGATCGCTTCATGCAGAGACGCCGGCCACCCCACCATTTGCTCTTGGGACACGAGTTTGACGTTGAATCCCCCTGACTCCGCGATTTCGTAGTGGCCCGCCATCACGTCGTGACGTAACGAGGCAAGGTCGTAAACGCGCTTGTGTCCGACGCGGAGGTCTTGAGGGCCGAGCGCGTAAACGTCGCTGAGTAGGCCCATGGCTACCCCAATGCGGCGGTGAAGTGAGGTGGCGTTCGGAACTGTGAAGACCGCGAAGCCGTCATCGTCTACCCACGTCCTGCTGCGGTAAATCAAAGACACGGGATCTTCGAGATGTTCGAGAACGTGGTTCGCAAGCAGGCATGCGGTTGATACCCCGGGAGCCGGCGTGTAAGTCTCGAATCGTTCGTGGACCAAAACGAGCGATTCGAGGTGCGAGAGTCGAGCGCGAGCTGATTCCAGTAGGGATCTGGATGCCTCGACGACCACCGCACGCTTAAACCGGCTTGCCATCATCTCGACTAGGCCACCCTCTCCGAGTCCGAGGAAGAGTCCGGAAGTAGGCCGCCCCATGCGCTCGATGATATCGGCGTTCAGGCGAGCACAGGCGCTCACGACGCTGCTCATGTTCACCTGTCCGATGGCGCTAGAGTAGAACTCGGCGCTGCTCTCCAAGTCGGAAACGTTCATCTTGCCACCTTGGTCATGAGGGGCGTCTCCGTCGTGAGGGCTGCCGCGCAGTCTGCAAGCTGTTCGTACAGCGTGCGGTGTTCTGGCGGGACGGCAGACCAGGGCGCCCCCTCGGAGAGCATGCGGATGAGACTCACGAGCTCCGCATTCGAGACTTGAATCTTTGGGCTGTCGACTACGCCTCGGAGTCTGACCGCGCGAACAACCGCAGCTGCGGCCTCATCGACATGACAGTAAGTGCGGACGTCGTCCCTCACGTCGAAACGCGGCTCGCCCAGCATGTAGTGGCGAAGGAGCTTCGGAATCAACTTCGACGTTTGAGGCTGGCGCGGACCAAATACGCTCGGGAGGCGCACGATGCAAAAGTCATCGCGCTCCCTTACGAGGGCTTCGGCCTCACGCTTGGACTTCGCGTAAGTGCTCAGGTCTTCCCGGCAAACGTCGGTGGTCGATACGAAGACAATCTTCTGTGTGCCGTAGGCAGCGAGAAGACGGCGGGTGCCCTCGACGTTTACGGCCCAGTAATCATCTGGCGATACGTCACCTCGGTGGGTAATCAGGGCGGCGGCATGTATTACCGTGTCGATGTCACGTGGTGCTTGCCCCGGGAGCCGGTCGAATCCCAGGGTGCGCAGGTCTCCCACGAAGGGAACGGTCGTGGCGTTGGAGGCGTTCAAAGCCGCCACGATCCGGCTTCCAATGAATCCGCGTGACCCCGTTACGAGAACGCGCGACATAGCTCCTCGTATTGTCGCAACTTGTCCTCGAACTCGGCCTTGTCGATCAGTACGGGGTTCACGTCGATTCCACGTATCCACAACATGCCAGGCTTGCAGGGGTTCAACACCTCGTAGGGTCCCTCGTAACGTCCCATTGCCAGTTGAACCAGAATTTCGGGCATGTTGCAGCCAGTTCTGGTGAGAAAGTGATGGGTTGTGAAGAACTTCGCGATGTTGATCTCGGTAGGGTTGGGAATGCGTTTCAGGTCATACGTAAAGTCTACGCTGAAGATTCCATTGGGATTTGTGTCCGCGGCGCGGATACACGCGATCGCAAGGGCATCGAGCGAGGGTTCCGAGATCGTCTCTCCCACCCCCGTCAGCCCAGTGACTCCGGACTGGGCGCGGTTCCCAAATGCCCAGGAGTGTCGCCGTCGTCCCTGAGCTACTACCAGGCGACCTTCCTGCCAGATGGATTGCCAGGTCACCGTCTCTCGGCTCAGGTGCTCGGCCGCGACGGCCCGACCCCACGCTTGACTATGGTCGAGGTGTGCGCGGGCTGTCTCGAAGGTGGGGCGTGACAAGGAGCCTTTTCCGGCGGCGCCAATCGTTTCGCGAATCCATATGTCTTCGCCGAATGCGGAGAATGCCTCCTTGAGGTCTGAGGGGTCGTTGAGGAGTACGTTTTTCGGTACTTTGATCCCTGCGTCACGCCAGATGCAGTAGGAAGACCACTTGTCACGTAAGCGCTCGATGGTTGTCTGTGACGGCATGAACAGACGACAACCTGTCGCCTCGATCTGAGTCCGAAACTTTCCGATCGTGTAGGCTTCCACCTCCGGCTGTGAATGCAAGACGTCAACCTTCTCGCGCTTGATGAGCTCGAGCAGGAAGGGCAAATACCGCGGGTCGCCCGCTTTGGGACAAAGGTAAGCGGTGTCTACCTCGGAGCGATGCAGGTTATGAGGATCGCAATCCGTTCCGATCAGTCTGTAAAATCGTCCTTGCGGGTCGGCGTCTCGAAGACTTCGCGTAAAGCTGAGTGTGGAGGGGCCGCCCGAAGCGGTTGCCAGAACCGTGATCACAGGAGCTCCTTGAGGCACCTACAGACGTGGTCGAGCTGGTCGAGTGTCATTTCGGGGTAGAGCGGCAAGGAGAGCAGACGCCCCATCGCGGTGTACGCATTCGGAAAATCCTCAGGAGTGTGCTCGAGATGCTTGAATGCCGCCAAGAATGGCAAGGCGATGGGGTACTGAATCCCCGTGTGGATTCCCTTCTGCTCGAGCCCCTCGCGCACCCGCTCCCTGTCGCGCACCTGAATGACGTAGAGATGGAAGACGTGAGTGGATTCGGCGGGCGTCGACGGCAGCTGTATCCCTGGTAAGCCACGCAGACGCTCCGTATAGGCTTCGGCAAGCGAGATGCGTCGACGCGTCCACTCCTTGAGGTGGGGCAGCTTGGCGCTCAGAACTGCTGCTTGCAGGCCGTCAAGACGGCTGTTGCGTCCCTGGAACGCATGGTCGAACTTTCCAGTGCGCCCGTGGTTTCCAAGCTGCCTCAGACGCAAGGCGAGCGCGTCGTCGCTGCACGCAATGCCCCCCGCATCCCCATAGGCGCCCAGGTTCTTTCCTGGAAAGAAGCTGAAGGTCGCAGCGTCGCCCATGGTGCCCACCGGCCGGCCACGATGGCGGGCGCCGTGAGCCTGCGCGCAGTCTTCTAGTAGGTACAGCCCATGCTTCTTCGCGAGGGCTGCGAGCTCATCCATCTGAGCAGGAAGGCCGTATAGGTGTACGGCTATGATGGCCTTCGTTCTTTGCGTAATCTTCGCTTCGATCTTGCTCGGGTCGAGCGTATACAGATGCGGGTGGTTGTCCACGAATACCACGGTGGCCCCTACGGAGGTCACCGCTTCAGCTGTGGAGATCCAGGTGTTTGCGGGTACGAGAACCTCGTCGCCGGGGCCGATTTCCAGTGACTCGAGGGCCATTTCGATGGCGTCGGTACCGTTTGCACAACCAACGAAGTGCTTGCTTTCGTTCCAGGCAGCAAACTCTCGTTCGAAGCGCTCCACGAAGGGGCCCTTGATATAGGCGCTTTCGCGGATGACGGCGGCCAAGGCGGCGTCCACCTCAGGCTTGATCGTCAGGTACTGCTCGTAGAGATCGTTGAAGGGAACGTGCATGAAGGACTCCTCAGGAAGCCGACTTCTGTGCGAGGGCCGGTGCGTCAACAGGTGTCAAGCTTCTTTCAAGCCTCTGCGTGGGCGATTTTGCTGCGACCCATGACAGAATCCGCAGGACGCGGGCCGCATGAAGAGGGCCCGTCAAGCACTCGCTTCGCCCTTCGATGCAGTCGAAGAAGTGATCGAGTTCCTGTGCGAGGGGTTCCGATTGGGGAATTTCTGGGGTGTGCACCTTCCCGGCTCTGTTTCCGAAGTGCATGTTTCCCGTCGATCCGTCGTAAGCCATGCCTTCGCCCAGGACGTGAAAGCGATCGATTCCCTTGTCGTGAATCTGGATCTTGTTGGCCTGCGTGTCGTCGTAGACAGCCATGGCATCAGAGCCCACGATGACGAGCTTTCTCACGCGCTGGGGGTCGAGCCAGCTCACGTGAATGTTGGCGATCACCTTGTTCGGATAGGTGATGCTTAGGAAGCTGACATCTTCAACGCCCTTTTGTACGTAGGCCATTCCGTTGCGGGAGACACTGAGCGGGGTGGGGTCGCCGAGAAGAAACTGCATGATGCTCACATCGTGGGGAGCAAAGTTCCATAGAGCGTCGACATCCGAGCGGATGCGGCCGAGGTTGAGTCGCTGGCTATACATGTACCGAACCTGGCCAAGGACGCCTTCTTCGATTGACTGCTTGATGAAGCGGACGGCGTTCTCGTAGATGAAGGTGTGCCCCACCATGGCCGTGAGCCGCTTTTGGGCGGCCAGCCCGCCGAGCTCCTCAACTTCCGCAACGGAAGTGGCCATGGGCTTTTCGACGAGAATGTGTTTGCCCGACAGGAGGGCCTTGCGACCAAGCTCGAAGTGCGTGGCGGCGGGCGTGGCGACGACGACGGCGTCGATGTCGTTGCGCTCGAACACCTGGTTGGGGTCGTGGCAGACGGCGACTCCCGGATGCGTCGTCTCGACGTACGAACGACGTTCCGCGGACACGTCCACGACGAGGGCCACCTCGCAGCGGTCGTTCTGCACCAGGTTGCGAAGAAGGTTCGGACCCCAATACCCGACCCCCAGCTGCGCCACTTTCAACTTTCCACCAAGTTTCATTCGGGTTCTCCGGCGTTTTTTTCCCGAGGTGTGGCCCGAACTGGCCCCGCGCGACCTCGCGAAGGTCGAATGCAACGGGTATGCCGGTGAATCGGCGAGAAAACGTCAGGATCCTGGCGCTGGCGGACAGGTTCGGAGGGCGGAAGCGGCCCCACCGCCCGTCATGGATTTGACGGTGGCTCTGCCAAAGCGGCGTCGTACTCGGGGATGGGCGGCGCCGGGGCGGCCAGGGTTTCGAGCTTCTTCACCAGCGGATGCTCCCAAATGGCTTCGCTGAAGCGAGCGGCGCCCGGGCTCAAGGGGACGCCATAGGTGCGGAAGCGGGAGACCACGGGCATGTACATGCAGTCGGCGATGGAAAAGCCGCCCAGCAGGTAGTCCCCCGAGGTGGTGGCCATGCACGCCTCCCAGATGTCTTGAATCCGCGCGATCTCGTGCGCCAGGCCGGGGGCGCTGGGCGTCTTCGTCGCGCGCGCCCGGAGGTTCATGGGCATGTGATTTCGGATGAGGGGGAACCCACTCACCATCTCGCAGGCGAGGGCGCGGCCGCGCGCGCGTAGCTGGGGGTCGGTTGGCCACAGCTGCGCGTGCGGGAAGCGCTCCGCCAGAGTTTCACAGATGGCAAGTGATTCGTGAACGCTGGAGGGCCCATCGATCAAAATCGGAACCCGTCCGGCTCCCGAGAACGAGAGAATCTTTTCTTTCCAACCCGGGTCCGTTTTCATTCCCACGTCGAAAAATCGATAGGCCGCTCCCGTCTGCTCGAGGGCCAGCCAGACCCGTACAGTCCACGAGGAGTAGTTCAGCGAAGCCCCAACCAGACGTAGCATGACGCGATGGTAGAGGGCGGCCTCGGAAAATCCAAGGGCTTTGCGTCGGATTCGCCCATTTCCACCGGTTGAACTCGGTCGATATCCTTTGTCGGATGGATCATGAAGGTTTGCCCGATGGATGGCGCTGCATGCGAAAGAAATCGTATGAGAGTGCTTGGTTCACGTTGGCCGAAGCCGCGGAGCGGGGGGTAAGCTCCGCAGTCGAATCCACGTGAGTGACTCGTCTTTTTTGGAAAGGACCAATCATGAAAAGGGCCCCTGACGTTTGGGCATCGTTTGGCATTCTCTCAGTCCTGGTGGCGCTCCTGCTCTCGCCAAGTGGGGTAGGTTGTGGCGGCTCCCTTGGTGAGCCGGGTGACGAGAGCGAAGGTGACAACGACGCCGGCGGAGGCAACTCCGAGGATGACGAGATGGGTGGTAACCAGGGCGCCGTGGGCGGTTCGGGGGGGGGTGGGCGAGGCGGGGCAGGAGGCAGTGGTGGTAGCTCCGAAACGGAGGGGGTGCCTCAAGGGGAAGCTGGGAGCAGTGGCACGGCGAGCGGCGGTGTTGGGGGAGTCGGTACGGGAGGCAGCATGGGCGGCAGTGGTGGTAGCGGTGGCGGCTTGGCGCTTGGTGGATCCGGCGGCGCCACGGCGAGCGGCGGGTCTGGTGGCATGGTTGTCTACGGAAATCCACTCGCTGGCAACCCGCAGGTTCGGCTGATATCCGGCAACCGGAGTTTCGGACAGCCTGAAGGACCCTTGTGGATCGAAGAAGGCGCCTACCTCCTCTTCTCGGCGGTGAACGACAGCCGTATCTGGAAGGTCGAACCTGACAAGCCGGACGCAATGCGGTTTAGCCAGTTTGCTTACAAGAACACCAGGACGAACGGTCTTGCGCTCGATCCCGAAGGCAACCTCTTGGTCTGCGAGCGCACGACCGGGAAGGTGGGGAAGCGAAAACTTCCGGATGGCCCGATTTCCTACGTGGCAGAAGAGTTCGATGGCAAGCGATTGAAGGCCCCGAACGACATCGTTGCCGGAAAGAACGGGAACATCTATTTCACGGACCCGCGGTGGGACTCTGGTTCGGACCTACCCGAAAGCGCTTACAGGATCGACACTCAAGGCATGCTTCACAGAATCACGACAGGTACCGCGAAGCCTGCGAATCCGAATGGTATTGCGCTGTCGCCAGACGAAACGGCGCTCTACGTGGGGGACGACGGAGATGGGGGAGGGATATGGAAGTACGACGTCAATGCCGACGGGGTGACAAGCAATCCGCGGATTCTTACGACCACCCAGAAGCCCGATGGTATCGCCATCGACAGGGCGGGCAACCTGTACGTGGCGAGCAACTCCGCCCTGCGACAGATTGTCGTTTTCCGGCCAGACGGAAGCAAGTTGGGGGAAATCAGTGTTCCGGCGCAGCCTTCCAACGCCTCCTTCGGAGGCGTTGAGGGCAAAACGCTTTTCATCACTGCGGGTACGGGCCTGTACGCGGTGGACTTGGCGGTGCCGGGACTGCCCTAACGTGAAGGCAGAAGGGAGGCCCCTTCCGCGGCGTGCTTCTCCCTGGGTGCGGTCTTGCGCCGCATGAGACGCGCGCGGCGCGCAGGCCCCTCGACAGCGGCGGGAGCCCATGACATCATGCGTTTTCATGTGCCGGACCGTCGTGGTGGTGCTCGTGGGGCTGTTTGCCTCGACGACCGACTTGGCACGGGAGACCTACGCCGCCGACGCCGCTGAGACGCTCATCCGCAAAGGAGTCGACAAAAGACGAGGGGGCAACGATCGGGCCGCTCTTCCTCTCTTTCAGGAGGCGTACGACATCTCGAGAACCCCTAGGGCGGCAGCTCAGCTAGGCCTGTGTGAGCAGGCGCTGGAGATGTGGTCCCAAGCAGAGTTTCATCTGTCCGAGGCGCTCGTGGTGCAGACGGATCCATGGGTGGCCAGTAATAGGCAGGTCCTGGAGAATTCGCTGTCTGATACGCGCAGCCATATGGCCAGCATCGAGATCCAGAACGCCCCTTCGAGTGCCCTCGTCGTTATCGCAGGCCTGCCCCGTGGTAAAGCCAGCGAAGGGCCGTTCTTCGTCATCACAGGCGACGCTGAGATCTCCGTCGTCGCGCCCGACAGCAGGTTCGAAACAACGGCATCTGACCTGAAGGCCGGCGAAACCCGGAAGATCAAGTACCGTGAAGCTGACGCTCATCAGCCCGCAGCGACAGGCTTGCGTGTGCGAACCCCTACGTCGTCCCAAGCTCCGGTGGCCCGCTCCGAAGCGTCATCTGCATCAGGGACTGTCCTCTCTTCGGCAAAATGGGTCTCGCTGGGGCTCGGAGTCTTCGGGCTTGGCACTGGGATATACGGATTGCAGTCGCGGAACCAAGCTGCGAATGACTTCAACAGCGAGACGAACGAAAAGGGAGAGCGGAGTTGCTTTCTGCTGAACGGAAAGGTGGTTGGATCTTCCGGGGGAGTTCCAGATTCCCGCTGCCAAGACCTCCACTCGAGGGTTGGCTCCATGACGACCGCTTCCGTGGTCGGATTCACTGCGGGTGCGGCGTTGACGTCGCTCGGATTCATTCTGTGGTCCAAAGAGCGAAATGGCACAAAAGAGCCGGATTCACTCGCCTGCTTGCCCCGCCTAGACGTTGCAGGCGTGACCTGCGCTCGAACGTTTTAACCCACACGCTGCGAGGTGCGCAATGCAACGATCGACCGGGCTCATGCCCCTGGCCTTGCTCTTTGTTTCGTCCTGCGTGAGTCAACAAGAGCTTCCTGGGGACACCAACGTCGGCACCGGAAACAATGCGTCTGGCGCAGAGGGAAGAGACTCCGGGGCCGGAGCGGAGGGTGACGACGCTGGAGCACGCCAGGGTCAGGACCAGGGCGGCGTTCAGCCCGAATCTGACATGGGAGGATCGGAGAATTCGGATGGCGGAGACTCGCACGACGTCCCGACTCCGCCAGGGAGCGCATCGGTGACCGGTGTCGTTCCTGCTGACCAAGGGGTCGGAGTCGATGCGACTTCAAACATCACCATCTCATTCGACAGCCCCATGGACCGCGTGATCACCGAAGCAGCCTTCTCGGTTTCGGGCCGCAACCCCTCGTCATTCGAGTTCACCTGGAACCGGGAGAGTACAACGATGACCGCTACGCCAATCCAGCCACTCGAGTACGCTGAAGGCATTCTGGGGGCGACCGTGATTGCAAAGAGTTACACCGTGACGGTGGCTTCATCCGCCAGAGACGCGAGGGGGAGGCCCCTGCTCCCGTTCAGCTCAATCTTCAAGACCAAGCGACTGCTTGTCGGCGAAGGATTGTTTCAGTCGCATCTTTCGCGCACGCTTTCTTGGTCGTGCCAAGGGTGCAGCTCAGCTACCGCCACATATCGAGGGGAGCTGCGTGACATCGGAGTTGGCTACGGAGATATGTCGAGGCCCGGGGCATTCTGCGTGGGTCCTGTCTTCATTCAGCCAGCATTCAACAATTGGTGGGAGGAAGTTTTGATTTCATTCCTCATCCGGCAAGTGCCTCCGGCCCCGATCGTGACCTCGGCACAGCTGACGCTGAACCAATACTCTGCACCATCAATGCCGTTACCTGGACGCAAGCTTGCGGTCGACACTGTCGCGTACGGTGTTCAAAGCTTCGGCCTGGACAACGGGAGTATTCCTTTGGCTACTGAGGTTGCGGTCTCGTCCGGTCTGACGGTGTACGGCAGTACTGAGGTGGCCGGAGCACTTGTGGAGACCGGTGCGAAGACGGCGTTTGTAACTCGAGAAGTTCAATCGGCCATGAACGCTTCATCAAGCAAAGTGCAATTCCGTGTTCGAGTCAGTCCCGAGGGTTGGCTCCATACCGACGAGACAACTGGGAGCTGCTTTTCTCAAGAAGGGGCTAGCGAGCCTAGCCTGCGTTTCACAGTTGCTATTCCCTAATCCTTGGCTTCGCTGGCTTGACATCCATCCATCCGCCTGGGCGAGGGCTCGCGCCCCCTGATCACTTGAGATAATGCGATGAGTTGTGTGTCCAGCGATGAACGCGAGGGGCGCTGCGCGGTGAACCTTCACCGCACTTCACCGGCTTCACCAGCCCCTCACACAGAAAAAGCAGGCGTTTTCATCGGCTTTTGTGTTGGCAGCATCTTTGCTGAATGCCACGCCCAGGAACAACCAACGTGGCCCAAGCAACCCTGCACGATAAAGTCATGCACCTCGCCGCGCGTGCCCCTGGGCTCGCGGCGCTGTGGCGATCCTACCACTTTGCGCTTGGCGCCTGGACGCGCTCGAGCCGCCTCGGCAAGCTGCTCCGTCGCAGCAGCTCCTACGGCTCGTTCGGCGTGCTTGCGGGTTTGCGGGGGCATCTGCTGCGACGGGCGCACCGCTGGCCGGCGCTTGCGTCCTACGTCGCCCGGTTTGGAACGGTCTCTCCGCTTTACGGCTATAGCGTGTGGCTCAAACACCTCGTGCTTCAGCAGGCTCACGGCGCGCACGAATCCTTGCCTCGCGTGGTGGTCGAGGTGGGTCCTGGCGATTCGTTGGCCTCCGGGCTCGCCGCGCTTCTTTGCGGGGCCAACGAGTACTATGGGCTGGACGTGGTCGCCTACCCAAACCCCGAAGCCAACAAACGCGCGCTGGCGGCCATCGTCGGCTACTATCGCGCCCGCACGGAGCGCATCCGCGAGCACCCCGGAAAAGGCGACCCCTACCTGGATGCCTTCGGCTTCCCCTCGCATCTTCTGAGCGAAGACGTGCTGGCCCGCGCGCTCGACCCGGAGCGCATCGCCCGGATTGAACGGGCCCTGGTGGCGCCCGACGGTCGCTGTGAGGAGATCGTGATTCGCTTTTGCCGCCCGGATGCCCCGGAGCTGGCGGCGCTTCGCGGGCGCGTGCAGATGCTGTTCTCGCACGCCGCGCTCGAGCACGTGATGGACCTGCCCGCAGCTTACGCGCTCTACGTGGAGCTTCTTGCCCCGTCAGGCACCATGAGCCACCAGATCGATTTTGCCAGTCACAATCTGGCGCTGGAATGGAACGGGCACTGGACGTATACGGAGGCCCAATGGGCCCAGATCCTCGGCACGAGGCCCTACGTCATCAATAGAGCCCCCTGCGGGCAGCACCTCGCGCTCATCGAGGCGCAGCGCTGCCAGATCCTCTGGCTCACGCGCGACCTCAAGCCCATCGGCAGCCCCCGTCACCGACTGGCCGATCCGTTTCGCGTGCTCGCGCCCCATGACCTGCAGTGCCGGGGCGCCTTCATCGTGGCGAAGCGTCAGCCACGGGGCGCGTAACGCCCGCATTTGCCCTCCCTCTGGCCAGGGGGCACCGGGCTTGGTACGGTGCGCGCATGCCGGCTGCATTCACCGTTTTGGCCCGCGATGTCGCGTCGCGGGCGCGCC belongs to Myxococcales bacterium and includes:
- a CDS encoding Ig-like domain-containing protein codes for the protein MTGVVPADQGVGVDATSNITISFDSPMDRVITEAAFSVSGRNPSSFEFTWNRESTTMTATPIQPLEYAEGILGATVIAKSYTVTVASSARDARGRPLLPFSSIFKTKRLLVGEGLFQSHLSRTLSWSCQGCSSATATYRGELRDIGVGYGDMSRPGAFCVGPVFIQPAFNNWWEEVLISFLIRQVPPAPIVTSAQLTLNQYSAPSMPLPGRKLAVDTVAYGVQSFGLDNGSIPLATEVAVSSGLTVYGSTEVAGALVETGAKTAFVTREVQSAMNASSSKVQFRVRVSPEGWLHTDETTGSCFSQEGASEPSLRFTVAIP
- a CDS encoding SDR family oxidoreductase, translated to MSRVLVTGSRGFIGSRIVAALNASNATTVPFVGDLRTLGFDRLPGQAPRDIDTVIHAAALITHRGDVSPDDYWAVNVEGTRRLLAAYGTQKIVFVSTTDVCREDLSTYAKSKREAEALVRERDDFCIVRLPSVFGPRQPQTSKLIPKLLRHYMLGEPRFDVRDDVRTYCHVDEAAAAVVRAVRLRGVVDSPKIQVSNAELVSLIRMLSEGAPWSAVPPEHRTLYEQLADCAAALTTETPLMTKVAR
- a CDS encoding glutathione S-transferase translates to MLRLVGASLNYSSWTVRVWLALEQTGAAYRFFDVGMKTDPGWKEKILSFSGAGRVPILIDGPSSVHESLAICETLAERFPHAQLWPTDPQLRARGRALACEMVSGFPLIRNHMPMNLRARATKTPSAPGLAHEIARIQDIWEACMATTSGDYLLGGFSIADCMYMPVVSRFRTYGVPLSPGAARFSEAIWEHPLVKKLETLAAPAPPIPEYDAALAEPPSNP
- a CDS encoding SMP-30/gluconolactonase/LRE family protein, encoding MGGSGGSGGGLALGGSGGATASGGSGGMVVYGNPLAGNPQVRLISGNRSFGQPEGPLWIEEGAYLLFSAVNDSRIWKVEPDKPDAMRFSQFAYKNTRTNGLALDPEGNLLVCERTTGKVGKRKLPDGPISYVAEEFDGKRLKAPNDIVAGKNGNIYFTDPRWDSGSDLPESAYRIDTQGMLHRITTGTAKPANPNGIALSPDETALYVGDDGDGGGIWKYDVNADGVTSNPRILTTTQKPDGIAIDRAGNLYVASNSALRQIVVFRPDGSKLGEISVPAQPSNASFGGVEGKTLFITAGTGLYAVDLAVPGLP
- a CDS encoding DegT/DnrJ/EryC1/StrS family aminotransferase produces the protein MHVPFNDLYEQYLTIKPEVDAALAAVIRESAYIKGPFVERFEREFAAWNESKHFVGCANGTDAIEMALESLEIGPGDEVLVPANTWISTAEAVTSVGATVVFVDNHPHLYTLDPSKIEAKITQRTKAIIAVHLYGLPAQMDELAALAKKHGLYLLEDCAQAHGARHRGRPVGTMGDAATFSFFPGKNLGAYGDAGGIACSDDALALRLRQLGNHGRTGKFDHAFQGRNSRLDGLQAAVLSAKLPHLKEWTRRRISLAEAYTERLRGLPGIQLPSTPAESTHVFHLYVIQVRDRERVREGLEQKGIHTGIQYPIALPFLAAFKHLEHTPEDFPNAYTAMGRLLSLPLYPEMTLDQLDHVCRCLKELL
- a CDS encoding Gfo/Idh/MocA family oxidoreductase, with protein sequence MKLGGKLKVAQLGVGYWGPNLLRNLVQNDRCEVALVVDVSAERRSYVETTHPGVAVCHDPNQVFERNDIDAVVVATPAATHFELGRKALLSGKHILVEKPMATSVAEVEELGGLAAQKRLTAMVGHTFIYENAVRFIKQSIEEGVLGQVRYMYSQRLNLGRIRSDVDALWNFAPHDVSIMQFLLGDPTPLSVSRNGMAYVQKGVEDVSFLSITYPNKVIANIHVSWLDPQRVRKLVIVGSDAMAVYDDTQANKIQIHDKGIDRFHVLGEGMAYDGSTGNMHFGNRAGKVHTPEIPQSEPLAQELDHFFDCIEGRSECLTGPLHAARVLRILSWVAAKSPTQRLERSLTPVDAPALAQKSAS
- a CDS encoding tetratricopeptide repeat protein: MVVLVGLFASTTDLARETYAADAAETLIRKGVDKRRGGNDRAALPLFQEAYDISRTPRAAAQLGLCEQALEMWSQAEFHLSEALVVQTDPWVASNRQVLENSLSDTRSHMASIEIQNAPSSALVVIAGLPRGKASEGPFFVITGDAEISVVAPDSRFETTASDLKAGETRKIKYREADAHQPAATGLRVRTPTSSQAPVARSEASSASGTVLSSAKWVSLGLGVFGLGTGIYGLQSRNQAANDFNSETNEKGERSCFLLNGKVVGSSGGVPDSRCQDLHSRVGSMTTASVVGFTAGAALTSLGFILWSKERNGTKEPDSLACLPRLDVAGVTCARTF
- a CDS encoding methyltransferase domain-containing protein, coding for MNVSDLESSAEFYSSAIGQVNMSSVVSACARLNADIIERMGRPTSGLFLGLGEGGLVEMMASRFKRAVVVEASRSLLESARARLSHLESLVLVHERFETYTPAPGVSTACLLANHVLEHLEDPVSLIYRSRTWVDDDGFAVFTVPNATSLHRRIGVAMGLLSDVYALGPQDLRVGHKRVYDLASLRHDVMAGHYEIAESGGFNVKLVSQEQMVGWPASLHEAIYAISRDVPAELCSNVYVVGRPCRD